GGGGCGATTGCTGCGGTGGCCCTCGTGGCGGTGCTGTTTGTGTTCGCCAGCGGCATGACGCTGAACGTCAGCGAACATCGCCTGGCCGACAAAAAACTGCAGCGCCTGACCCAACGCATCGTCAGCCTGCAAGAGGAAGAGCGCTCACGGGTTTCCCGAGAGCTGCACGACGGCATCAGCCAGCTACTGGTGTCTATCAAGTTTCAGTTCGAACTGGCCAGCCATGTGCTGGAGAATGGGCAAGATAAGGGCTTGGGCATTTTAAGAGACGCCACGCAGCGCCTCGGGGAGGCGATTGGCGAAGTTCGCAGCCTCTCTCACGACTTGCGTTCGTCGCTGCTTGACACCCTCGGCCTGCCAGCGGCCATCGGTCAACTCGCCGCGGAATTCGAGCAACGCAGCGGTCTTGTCGTGACCTTCAACGATAACGAATTCGACTGTCTTCTGGTCGATGGCGCCGCCGTCTCGTTGTTTCGCATCGTGCAAGAAGGCCTGACCAATATCGAACGCCACGCACAAGCAAAACACGTCATCATTACCCTGCACGGTTCTGAAAAGTCCGTACGGTTGACGGTGGTCGATGACGGTATCGGTTTCAACGTTGCCCAGGTCGAACGTCGTCACACCGGCATTGGCCTGCGTAATATCCGTGAACGTGTCGAGCATTTTGGCGGTCGATTCGACCTGACCTCGATGCCGGGAAGAAGTGAGCTGGACGTGCTGCTGCCGATGAAACTGCCCGGTACAGAACGCTGACTCACCCCATAACAATTAGAGTGAATGCCTGCGATGAACCTGCCCTACCCGATCCGCGTCGCCCTGGTCGACGATCACTCCCTGGTCCGCGACGGAATCAAATCGCTGCTGGCGGTCATGGCGCCACTGGAAGTGGTGGGAGAAGCCGAAAATGGCGCGGATGCCATTGAAATGGTCGGGCGCTGCCAGCCAGATCTGTTGCTGGTTGACATCAGCCTGAAGGACATCAACGGCCTCGAGCTGACCCGGTTGTTACGCAGCCAGTACCCGTCGCTCAAGGTGCTGGTGTTGAGCATGTACGACAACTATGAATACGTCAGTGAATCCGTGCGCTCGGGTGCCAGCGGCTATGTGCTGAAGAACGCGCCTTCGCGGGAAATCATTGCGGCGATCGAAGCCATTGTCAGTGGAGGGACGTTCTACAGTGCCGAAATCGCACAGCGCCTCATCGCCGATAAAAGCACCGACAATGAGCTGACTCCGCGCGAAAGCCAGGTGCTGTACAAGATGGCTCAGGGGCTGAACAACAAGGAAATGGCTCGCGAACTGGACATCAGTGTCCGGACAGTAGAAACCCATCGCCTGAGTATCCGTCGCAAGCTCAACATCGACAAACCCGCCGCCCTCGTAAAGTACGCGATCGATCACGGGATTATTTCGCGGTAGGCGCGATTCACACCGCAGTCGTATTCACCACACGTGCCGTGCGAATAAACAACGCGCGTACCTTGTCCCAGAAATTCCCGCCCAGTACGAAGAAGCTGCCGATCAGCATGGCATCGCCCAGCGCCTGGAGCTGCCAGAGATTCGGTCTCAGCCCCGGCCAAAGAGTGTCTATGTAAGGTTCGAGAAATGCCGAGATCAGCGGCAGGCAAAACATTACAAGACCGATTCTATGACGAGCCGGGCCTACTTCCACGTCTGCCGGTGCCAGCGTGGAGACGTAACCAAACAGGCTGCGCTTGAGTTGCTGAAAGCCGGCTTTGCCCATGATCGCAATCGCGAGAATCAACAGAATTTTGTTACTGATAAATAAAACGCCGGTCAGGGCCGCAATCTTTGAACCTGATACATCCGCCGCGGCAGCGAGAGGCACCATCAGCCACGATCCCAGCATCAAACAGATAATCGCGATGCCCACTTTGAAACGCCATCCGGTGGAGCTGGGTACATTGTCATCCTGAGGGTTGCTCATGGTCTTCTTAACCTTCTTTTCTGGCCGCAATTAATAGATCTTCAGAAGCGTAGCAGTTGGTCGATCCTATGATCATTCAACATGACCTTGTATTTGTCCGGGCTGTACTAACCTAAGCGAACCGGTAACCAACGCCATTTCAATGCCAGGGATGTTCGGATGACGTTTTCCCAAGATCTACTATCAGTGCACCGATGCTAACGCGCTCAGGTCCTCTGCTTCTATTGGTCGCCCTTGGCCTTGGCGGTTGTGTCCGTCTAGGGCCGGATTTTCAGCACCCGGGCGAAGCCTGGACAAAACTCTGGAGCAGCCCCGCGCTTGAGCAGGCCAGCCAACGAAGCCTGAATCCCGACCTTCGCCAGTGGTGGCAAGTGTTCGCCGACCCGGTCCTCGACGCGCTGATCGCCGAATCGGACGCGCACAATTCAGACCTGAAAATTGCCGGCCTTCGCGTCATGGAAGCCCGTGCGCGGTTGGGCATTGCGCAAAGCGGACGCTATCCGCAACTGCAACAGGCCAGCGCCGACAGCCTGTACTTCAACCGCCAGCAGTCCGGCGGCAACAACCCGCAAGACAGCCACTTCTGGCAACACAGCGCGGGCTTTGACGTTGGCTGGGAACTGGACTTCTGGGGGCGTTTCAGTCGAGCCATCGAGTCATCCGATGCCAGTTACTTTGCGGCTCAAGCCAACTATGAAGACGTACTTGTACTGCTGCGTGCTCAGGTGGCCGATACCTACTTTTCGTTGCGCACCACCGAAGCGCGTTTGCGCGTTGCCCGCGAAAACGCCCAACAGCAGAAGCGCAACTTTGAGATCACCGAGAAACTGTTCAACAGTGGCCAGAGCGCCGAACTCGACTTGCAACAAGCCAAGACCCAATACCTGGGCACCTTGAGCAGCATTCCGGATTTTGAGGCGCAAGTACTGCGCACCCGCAACGCGTTGGCCGTGCTGATCGGCCGGCCACCCAGTGCCCTGCCCCAATTGCTCGAAAATGAAGGGCTGATCCCGCTGGTGGACCGAGCCGTGCTGCAAGACGTGCCGGCCAGCCTGTTGTTGCGTCGACCGGACGTGCGCGCCGCCGAGCTCAATGTCGCGGCCCAGTCGGCACTGATCGGTGTAGCGGAAACCGACTTCTATCCGTCGCTGACCTTGCTGGGCAGCATCGTCTGGACCACCGACACGTTGAGCGGCACCTCCAACAGCCTGGACCTGATCGGCGGCCCCAGTTTGCGCTGGAACCTGTTTGACCACGGCCAGATCAGCAACAACGTGCGTGTACAAGATGCGCGATTACAGCAGCTGATTGAGGTTTATCGCGACAAAGTCCGCCAGGCCGCACGGGAGGCCGATGATGCCGCCGGCAGTCTGATCAAATCACTGGAGCGCGAGCGCATCCTGGGTGAAGCACAGATCGCCGCCGCGCGTTCGTTGAGCCTGGCCAGCACTCAATACCGGGAAGGTTACTCGGACTTCCAGCGCGTGCTGGATGCTCAACGCGCATTGCTCGAACAGCAGGACAACT
The window above is part of the Pseudomonas sp. B21-048 genome. Proteins encoded here:
- a CDS encoding cache domain-containing protein, which produces MQLKHKIVALGILPLVLAIAVICALVISLNRQLGDQQAQLIEDSILASKRAELKNYVEMAQSLIAPLYDDGRGDEHAQQQVLEELRKLSFGINGYFFVYDHEGRSLMHARQSELVGKYLWDMTDPHGLPVIQALLKSAQSGEGFQRYAWNKPSSGQVTDKLAYVVMLDRWGWMLGTGIYLEDVERATQQARAEVAQGIRKTMGAIAAVALVAVLFVFASGMTLNVSEHRLADKKLQRLTQRIVSLQEEERSRVSRELHDGISQLLVSIKFQFELASHVLENGQDKGLGILRDATQRLGEAIGEVRSLSHDLRSSLLDTLGLPAAIGQLAAEFEQRSGLVVTFNDNEFDCLLVDGAAVSLFRIVQEGLTNIERHAQAKHVIITLHGSEKSVRLTVVDDGIGFNVAQVERRHTGIGLRNIRERVEHFGGRFDLTSMPGRSELDVLLPMKLPGTER
- a CDS encoding response regulator transcription factor — protein: MNLPYPIRVALVDDHSLVRDGIKSLLAVMAPLEVVGEAENGADAIEMVGRCQPDLLLVDISLKDINGLELTRLLRSQYPSLKVLVLSMYDNYEYVSESVRSGASGYVLKNAPSREIIAAIEAIVSGGTFYSAEIAQRLIADKSTDNELTPRESQVLYKMAQGLNNKEMARELDISVRTVETHRLSIRRKLNIDKPAALVKYAIDHGIISR
- a CDS encoding transporter suffix domain-containing protein; translated protein: MSNPQDDNVPSSTGWRFKVGIAIICLMLGSWLMVPLAAAADVSGSKIAALTGVLFISNKILLILAIAIMGKAGFQQLKRSLFGYVSTLAPADVEVGPARHRIGLVMFCLPLISAFLEPYIDTLWPGLRPNLWQLQALGDAMLIGSFFVLGGNFWDKVRALFIRTARVVNTTAV
- a CDS encoding efflux transporter outer membrane subunit produces the protein MLTRSGPLLLLVALGLGGCVRLGPDFQHPGEAWTKLWSSPALEQASQRSLNPDLRQWWQVFADPVLDALIAESDAHNSDLKIAGLRVMEARARLGIAQSGRYPQLQQASADSLYFNRQQSGGNNPQDSHFWQHSAGFDVGWELDFWGRFSRAIESSDASYFAAQANYEDVLVLLRAQVADTYFSLRTTEARLRVARENAQQQKRNFEITEKLFNSGQSAELDLQQAKTQYLGTLSSIPDFEAQVLRTRNALAVLIGRPPSALPQLLENEGLIPLVDRAVLQDVPASLLLRRPDVRAAELNVAAQSALIGVAETDFYPSLTLLGSIVWTTDTLSGTSNSLDLIGGPSLRWNLFDHGQISNNVRVQDARLQQLIEVYRDKVRQAAREADDAAGSLIKSLERERILGEAQIAAARSLSLASTQYREGYSDFQRVLDAQRALLEQQDNYLLSRSNAVSNLIALYKALGGGWYSAQTTVDQETRQQMEQRTDWGNLLNEPAPSQASYPVPEGQSR